In one Pangasianodon hypophthalmus isolate fPanHyp1 chromosome 22, fPanHyp1.pri, whole genome shotgun sequence genomic region, the following are encoded:
- the LOC113532661 gene encoding uncharacterized protein LOC113532661, which yields MSEMDGPTVTGVSVLESDNSLHQKEKGPVIGGLRLRSAPGACVLFAGVLLLVGIGVAVGGYWPHRNRRPVPHHAPSGRTPSEKLKLVGPIIMGVGLFIFICANTLLYENRDHRLKQASQKNDTLGGRRNSKGCSQPETDTNTHALALSELNIHCLQGGIAVPALKCSSPSSASLNSSQMNFDLAESRDAVMLIPPVIKLNNCLTTCPDAPPLLQHLPAHGEKDQCKRAGPIITEHSSLSLTRESGEEMSMGQCGSIKYTQTVDK from the coding sequence ATGTCAGAGATGGATGGACCCACTGTAACAGGTGTGAGTGTTTTAGAATCAGACAATTCACTCCATCAGAAGGAGAAAGGGCCTGTTATTGGTGGTTTGCGTCTTCGATCTGCTCCTGGAGCTTGTGTGCTCTTCGCTGGTGTTTTGCTGCTTGTAGGCATTGGAGTGGCCGTCGGTGGATACTGGCCCCATCGCAATCGGAGACCAGTGCCACATCATGCACCATCTGGCCGCACACCCTCAGAAAAACTGAAATTGGTTGGCCCTATTATAATGGGAGTGGgccttttcatcttcatttgtGCAAACACACTTCTCTATGAGAACAGGGACCACAGGCTGAAGCAAGCCAGCCAAAAGAATGATACACTAGGGGGACGGCGAAATTCGAAAGGCTGCTCACAACCTGAAACAGACACCAACACACATGCTCTGGCCTTATCTGAACTCAACATTCATTGCCTGCAAGGAGGGATCGCTGTTCCGGCCCTTAAGTGCTCTTCCCCTTCCTCTGCCTCTTTAAACTCCAGTCAGATGAACTTTGACCTTGCAGAGAGCAGGGATGCTGTCATGTTGATTCCTCCAGTCATCAAGCTGAACAACTGCCTTACAACGTGCCCAGATGCCCCGCCCCTTCTGCAGCACTTACCGGCCCATGGCGAGAAGGACCAGTGTAAAAGGGCGGGGCCAATAATAACAGAACATTCAAGTTTATCTCTAACGAGAGAAAGCGGGGAGGAAATGAGTATGGGACAGTgtggatcaataaagtatacaCAGACTGTGGATAAGTAG